CAGATGATGAGCCGTCCGAGAAGGACGCCCTGCAGCCGGGCAGACAGCTGGTGGCGGCGGGCTACGCCCTCTACGGCAGCGCCACCATGGTCGTCCTCTCCACCGGCAATGGAGTCAACTGCTTCATGCTCGACCCGGTCAGAGCTCCCCCTGCACCGAAAGCCTTTAAAACAAAACCGTGCTGTTGATAACGTCTCCTGCTTTTTTCTGCTCATCAGGCCATTGGCGAGTTCATCCTGGTCGACCGGGACGTGAAGATCAAGAAGCGAGGAAAGATTTACAGCCTGAACGAAGGATACGCCAAACACTTTGCGCCTGCTGTCAAAGAGTACGTGCAGAAGAAGAAGTTCCCTGAGGTGAGGCTGCCATCAGGaagttaaaggaaaataaacctTTACGTTTTTTAGTCCTTCACACGTTTAAATGACGTTTTGATGCCGTTGCAGGACGGCACCGAGCCGTACGGCGCCCGTTACATCGGCTCCATGGTGGCAGACGTTCACCGAACACTGATGTACGGAGGAATCTTTTTATACCCAGGAAATGTGAAGAGCCCCAAAGGAAAGGTGAGGTGCAAACGACTGAGAGGTGAAAGGTCATGAAAGTTCAAACTTTGCCTTCATCGACTGTAATTAAGATACATCACCAAGTTTTTAGTTTATCCTCCTGCAGCATCAGtgacttcattttaatttttattcagtacagcgctttttatttgttttgttttttttgtcttttgtcaaaTTTTTGTATAATTAAAAGTCAGTGAAATGCATCTATAATACACTTGATAATAATTTTTAGCTCTCTTTAGCCGCTTCCCTGTGACAGGTTTTTACATACTGATGTTTGTGTCATCAGCTTTATCGGGTTTAACTAGTTGTTTAAcaacaatttttgtttttagtttagtttttttttttttttttttttttttaactttcacttACTGCAATACTGGTTGTTGGGCGTTTTCAGAGAAGATTTCAGACATAAGACTTTGCTGTTGGTTCAGTTGTCCAACTTGAAGCATGAGGCCATAATGAAGCCAATGTCACAATGTTGTTTCTTCACTGTCCACATCCTTTCAGTGTTTGCAAACCTCAAACCTTCCAAACCTCAGATTGACAAACTGAAGGATGTAAAACTTTGTCTTGTAAAGACTTTAAGAAGAATCAACGGGCCAAACTAAAGCTGAGAAACTAGCTTATTTTAATGAGCCCAACGTCGTTCTCAACCAAATCTAAAAAAGAGGGAACGCTCCTCGGCAGCCTGTGAGAGAAACCAGATCAGTGAAATATTAAAGGATTTATGTTAGAGCAgtaagagctttaaaaaaaatgcaaaaggacAGAGCTGGAAATAATAAGATTTATAAAAATTAGCAAACATCTCATGTTGAATATTTATGATCAGGCTGCAGATATTGCTGTTTAAAGAACATTTGAGCAATCAGATGTGATGAAACTGGTCTGAGAACCAGAAACGGGCAGATGGAAGGATATTGAGCGTTTCACTAAACCGCCCCTCTGCCTCACAGCTGCGTCTGCTGTACGAATGCAACCCCATGGCCTTCATCATGGAGCAGGCGGGCGGCAAGGCCTCCACCGGCTTCGAGAACATCCTGGACATCCAGCCCGAGAACATCCACCAGCGGGCTCCCGTGGCCATGGGCTCCCCCGAGGACGTCGAGGACTACATCGCAATCTGCCAGAAACACAGCAAGAAGTGAGACCACCAGGGAAATGAAGTGTATCTCCAAACTGTCTAGGCTTAATGTAAGTGTACCTCTGCTGATGTCTGGAGTTTGGAGAGGCCAAAAACGACCAGTCGTTCACCAGCAATGTTCGTGTGCTGTTTGTAGGGAGCTGATGGATAATAGATGGTGGGCACATAAAAACTGTGGTTCATAAACTCAAATACGCACATTCCATATAAATAAccaaagagggggaaaaaaagcagccaAAACGTTAAAGACAAAGGTACCTCAAAGAGAAGATTCCTCCCCAGTTTACCTCCAGTTGTGCCTTaatggggcaaaaaaaaaaaaaaaacacatgaaggaccAAATACGGGCTCTatgaaaacaaccaaatgtTATTATGTGAACAGTTACTGCTGAATGAAGTTTCAATAAATCCAAATGAGTCAAATgacaaaatctgtttttcctcatttgaaACTGTCAGATCTTCAAAATTCACCTTCCCGCTAATCAGCAGCTCTcgctttttattgttttattagtTGTTCTGTCGAGCTTATCCTGGATTTTAAAGGCTTAGGAATAGCCCCTCAGTATTTACGGAACGTGAATAAACATGAAGCTTGTTTTGCACACGAATCGTGTTAATAATTACACAAATATTTGAGAAAAAGAGTAGAtgtaaaagacattttcttttttctttttttttttaaagtgacttggcttttattttgatagaaTGTACTGACGTCCTGTCTCCAAATGTTAAGAGATACAATCAGATGAGTCGACCTTTAAGCTGGAAGGTTTCCTCGCCctaatgacatttaaaaatcacTTGAGCTGCAGTTGTGCTAAAACGGCAGCTCTGCTCCGGCTCCATACGCCGataaaataaactcaaagtGACACCCCACAACAAAAAATACTGACTCGGACCCCTTTCTGAAATGGATTGTATCACTACTTTGACTTCTCAGTTGGTGAAATATCCCACATTGAGTGAGGCTGCAGTCTTGTGTGGTGACTGGACTCCTGCAGGCTCCTTCACTCAGGTTCATGTGGCTGAAactctgagttgtgttttgagAAGTGTTGGTCTTGTCTGTCTGTACAGCTGACACCCGACACCCCCCCCTcgtctccacacacacacacacacacacactcttccacTCGGCAGCACTCACAAATAGATCCCTTGGCTCGGCCTTTCGTCGCTCCCAGCGTGAAAAGGACTTGGCTCGTTTATGGGGTTGCTCACTTGCTCTCAGAAGCCCTGCCCGGCGGACACACAGCCTGCTGCCCTACCAGGAGGGACGGAAGAAGAAGAACCACCATGACGGACCAGTCTGGGTTTGACACGGACGTATGGACCCTGACCCGGTTTGTCATCGAGACCGGGCGTCAGGCTAAGGGGGCGACCGGCGAGCTGACCCAGCTCATCAACGCCATGCTGACGGCCATCAAAGCCATTTCCTCTGCTGTGCGTAAGGCAGGCCTCGCTCACCTGTAAGTACCGAgggtggactggactctggctctgcagcaggacagtgtCCAGTCTTCAATTTACGAAGGATTGTGCAGCTCTgcaacattttatatttgagcATTATTTGCGGGAATAGACATCAGTCAggtcattttcagttttgtgcaGAATTATCCGACTGAACTGAGGCtgaaaaaggtcaaaggttgaTTTGTCATCTCAAAGGTTAAAGGGGAGTCTCTTCAGACTTCAGACCTTGAACAAATCAAACCTGAacatattcacatttcatttctaaatGACAGTAAAGCTGAAAATGTTGCATATGATGGAGAACAGCAGCGCAGGAAGAGCAGAGTCATTCAGGGGATAATGAGGGAATTCATCATTATGTAATCGAGCACAAACGGACTTTGTCTGCCGCTGAACGGCGACAATTAAGCATTCCTGACCTG
The nucleotide sequence above comes from Echeneis naucrates chromosome 9, fEcheNa1.1, whole genome shotgun sequence. Encoded proteins:
- the LOC115048560 gene encoding fructose-1,6-bisphosphatase 1-like is translated as MSDRGTIDTNVVTITTFVMEEGRKAKGTGELTTLLNSLCTAVKTISSAVRKAGIAHLYGIAGNTNVTGDQVKKLDILSNDLVINMIKSSFTSCVLVSEENDEAIIVDPETRGKYVVCFDPLDGSSNIDCLVSIGTIFGIYKKMTDDEPSEKDALQPGRQLVAAGYALYGSATMVVLSTGNGVNCFMLDPAIGEFILVDRDVKIKKRGKIYSLNEGYAKHFAPAVKEYVQKKKFPEDGTEPYGARYIGSMVADVHRTLMYGGIFLYPGNVKSPKGKLRLLYECNPMAFIMEQAGGKASTGFENILDIQPENIHQRAPVAMGSPEDVEDYIAICQKHSKK